A single Spiroplasma floricola 23-6 DNA region contains:
- the yidC gene encoding membrane protein insertase YidC, translating to MKLVWVWTKLILFVFIIVSMLWGCVQMYQPQYTVNTVTDMAGNKIYSPGVSFEIIIKSLGDWSSKTHWFKIDDKTGELKEYSFNPISSWGQAFTVTSSPFYGFFVYPLAWLLVSFISLFSSHSDGRLNPQSASYGVAAIFAIFFTSIIIRGITLAFTWKTQLNQEKMQGLQAKQAEIQEKYKNSSDPSAKQKQQMELMSLYKREGISPMSSIATSFLSMPFLFAMFAVVRATHALKVATVGQITLVEVPFEQLKQGNWIYLTLIVIYLPLQIVSMMLPMILQMFKKKPKLESEQQKKARKKQLIMQIVFMVVFLFVVFNIASGVAIYWIFSSTFQIIQTLTFHFLKETKVTRMKKKRDKQIEKNKTIAAKISSETKNKK from the coding sequence ATGAAATTAGTTTGAGTTTGAACTAAGTTAATATTATTTGTATTTATTATTGTTTCTATGCTATGAGGTTGTGTTCAAATGTACCAACCACAGTATACAGTTAATACAGTAACTGATATGGCTGGAAATAAAATATATTCTCCAGGGGTATCATTTGAAATTATTATTAAATCATTAGGTGATTGAAGTTCAAAAACTCACTGATTTAAGATTGATGATAAAACTGGTGAATTAAAAGAATATTCATTTAATCCTATATCGTCTTGAGGACAAGCATTTACAGTTACTTCATCTCCATTTTATGGATTCTTCGTTTATCCATTAGCATGATTATTAGTAAGTTTTATTAGCTTATTTTCTAGTCATAGTGATGGAAGATTGAATCCTCAATCTGCATCATATGGAGTGGCAGCTATTTTTGCAATATTCTTCACTTCAATAATTATTAGAGGTATAACTCTGGCATTTACTTGAAAAACTCAACTGAATCAAGAAAAAATGCAAGGATTACAAGCTAAGCAAGCAGAAATACAGGAAAAATATAAAAACTCATCGGATCCAAGTGCTAAACAAAAGCAACAAATGGAATTAATGTCCTTATATAAAAGAGAAGGTATTAGTCCAATGAGTTCAATAGCAACATCCTTCCTATCAATGCCTTTCTTATTTGCCATGTTTGCTGTTGTTAGAGCAACACATGCACTTAAAGTTGCAACAGTAGGACAAATTACATTAGTTGAGGTTCCTTTTGAACAATTAAAACAAGGGAATTGAATATATTTAACTTTAATTGTTATTTATTTACCTTTACAAATTGTATCGATGATGCTTCCAATGATTCTTCAAATGTTTAAGAAGAAACCAAAGTTGGAATCAGAACAACAAAAAAAAGCAAGAAAAAAACAATTGATAATGCAAATAGTATTCATGGTAGTTTTCTTATTCGTTGTGTTTAATATAGCTTCGGGTGTAGCGATATATTGAATTTTCTCTTCAACTTTCCAAATCATTCAAACTTTAACTTTCCATTTCTTAAAGGAAACTAAAGTTACAAGAATGAAAAAGAAAAGAGATAAACAAATTGAAAAAAACAAAACAATTGCTGCAAAAATCTCAAGTGAAACTAAAAATAAAAAATAA
- the rnpA gene encoding ribonuclease P protein component translates to MKNINIIKKNHEFQSIIGNKKFIKTKGFIIYFKNNNLDRFRYGISVGKKIGNAVLRNKIKRQIRSMVYELLNEQKNKNYDVVLMARAMILNKNYENNLEELRKSLLLIK, encoded by the coding sequence AACATCAATATAATTAAAAAAAATCATGAATTCCAAAGTATTATTGGAAATAAAAAATTTATTAAAACAAAGGGTTTTATAATTTATTTTAAAAATAATAATCTAGATAGATTTAGATATGGTATATCTGTTGGAAAAAAAATTGGTAACGCTGTATTAAGAAACAAAATAAAAAGACAAATAAGATCCATGGTTTATGAATTATTAAATGAACAAAAAAATAAAAATTATGATGTGGTTTTAATGGCGAGAGCTATGATTCTAAATAAAAATTATGAAAATAATTTAGAAGAACTTAGAAAATCGCTTTTATTAATAAAATAA